The Nerophis lumbriciformis linkage group LG03, RoL_Nlum_v2.1, whole genome shotgun sequence genome includes the window gagcgctatgtttattttgtgtgttgtgacattaacgttcgagcaacattatgttgctatttattgctctacaccattttgaattttactatgtttgtgattgcacatttgcgtacattttgggacagagttgttagaacgctggttttcaatatattattaaagtttgactgaactatctgactgtttttttgacattcactttagcgcagcgtttttttgacattcactttagcgcagcgtaggcgcggcttatagtccggggcggcttattggtggacaaaattatgaaatatgtaattcatagaaggtgcggctaataatccggtgcgccttatagtgcggaaaatacggtaattgtttccaaacggtgtctgtaacgacagtaaaacggatgatcagacaaaacagaagtaatcgtcatggacccactagctgcagaagcaagCTCTGCagtcagttaaacagactcaataacgccacAGTGACATCTTTgtgaatttattgaggaatttgtgaaactgaaacaatacaaaagtaatgccattgtaagttagcaTTGGCTAATACGCTAACAAGTTTtcgagtgtctgtgttattaGACACTCGAAAACTTGAtagcgtattagctaatgctaacgacgatcgcttcattacattacgatagcacgtacaaatatacattaaaacacttctacagacatcacacatgggacggtttagtaagtataaatagtTTTAGTTTTAGTTAAAGTCCAAATATTGCCAAGGGGAGCAATAGAAAACAGCCAGTTGGAGAGGTAGCGTTGTGaaagacctcatagtaagcacctgaaATAAATTAATATGGTGGGGATCTTGACattatttgcttggtgctgcgatataTTTAACACTTCATaatacctctggcacagtcactacagaaaaaacattatgtgagacatgtattattctacgagaaatgctGTGTGTGCAGGAATCTTCCAGCACACAGTTTGAGCTTTACTGACTCCTCTGACAGGCACTGTAATTGCCCTTGTTCGAGCTTGGTtgggtgtagttagtcaagtgtgactcaaccaGTAATctttgtttctaaaggaatggtgtcttcctggttagggtgaaggccgccCCTCCTCAAcaagcccggtttgccccagaaagagggcgtTAGTACCTGTTCTcaacaaaaactagccagccacttgttaagcaagactaatctgctatacctctcatcattgcctctcgcaggctaCCACACTTTTATCTCACAATTGATTTGGGCcatgctggttactggggttcaatccccaccttctaccatcctagtcacgtccgttgtgtccttgggcaagacacttcacccttgctcctgatggctgctggttagcgccttgcatggcagctcccgccatcagtgtgtgaatgtgtgtttgaatgggtgaatgtggaaatactgtcaaagcgctttgagtaccttgaaggtagaaaaccgctatacaagtataacccttttatcattatttatttgaaTTGAATCAGCACCACCCCATATAATGTTGAATTGGAATGATGGTAAAACAAATTCCTTTGAGCCAAGTAACAGGAAGAATGTGGCACGTTTAAGAAAGATCTAGGCTTGAATACTAAAAATACTCCAGAATTTAACactatttttgggggggaatactTTGATATGTAAAATATTTAAGGAAATGTAGTATTTTCTCACCATTTTTTATACTTTAAGAGTTTTAACGCATCAAATTGAATGTCATTATTCTTATTCGtcaattaaaatattttagttgAAATGTTTTCATGAGGTTCATAGTTATAATAATTCGATGAAATAAGTAAAACTGATGTTTAGAATATACTGTAAAGCAagtgtgtcaaacttgtttttattgatgGCCACATGTCAATTATAACTGCCCCCAGAGGGCCGCCTGCAACAATGAatatatccatccgtccattttctaccgcttgtcccgttcggggtcgcggggggtgctataaatgtataatatagccttgttacacaatttgcataGGAAACTGGTTTTGATTATTAGAATTTGTTTGATCCAGATTGATGGATAATTTGCTTTGCTTGTTGCAGGATAAGATAATATTAAAGCAAACAACATATACACTTGGGATACATGCATTCAGTCAGAAAGTGCTTTATtatttacagcattttttttgcaggccacataaaataatgcggcatatcacataaaatgatgtggcaggccacatactgtaaataaaatgtggcatatcacataaaatgaagtggcaggccacattaaatggtgacatggcgggccactgaAAATCATGTGGCTGGCAAGATTTGGgcaagccttgagtttgacacttgtgatgTAAAGCATGATTTTGGAATACAGCAAAATAGAATTTGACTTTCTTCAATTCAAATTGGAATTGCAGTTGGACTTCCTGTTTGCAACCTCTTTTCAAATTCAAGGAGTTCAATTGGACTTTGGGAAATATTCTCAATTTAATTCGGAATTTTATGCTGCTTAGCTGCTTCTGTTTGGCGTCATAACCGTTGTGTAATGTGTATGTGTCAAatatgttaacatttttttttacttaatcaaATAAACTAGTGGgggtaacattttttttgacaaccctaggtattaattttaacattttagctTCATTTCATTATACAATTTTGttctaattttgcatgtttgctagtttttgttttgtttgttttatcctaTAATGTGCCATGGGCCCATAAACAATACTACTGAGCTGCTTGCAGTGAGCTCATaattccacaagatggcagcgatGCACCAATGTTTGATAACTGTCCCTAGTGACAGTCACCCATGTAAAATGAGAAATGGATCTCTGAGACAAGTAAAATAGTGTTTCAACGTGCACACCATTTCAAACAAGATAACGTTTTGTCCTCTCCTTACAGGCAATGCAGGAGACCATGCAAAAAGATGAACAAAAGTACCGCTTCCTCATAGATGGCTTTCCTCGCAATGAGGACAACCTTCAGGGTTGGAAATCCGTTATGGATGGAAAAGCAGATGTCAGATTTGTGCTTTTTTTTGACTGCAGCAATGAGGTGCGTCACAGAAACGCCATCGCGACGTCGTAGATGAACTATCTCTGCTTCTTGACACAACTCCGTCTGACTCTTGGGCAGGTTTGCATCACAAGGTGTTTAGAACGAGGGAAGAGCAGTGGACGCACAGATGATAACAGAGAAAGCTTGGAAAAACGGTAAGCTCTTTATGCAATAAAATATGAATATCACTCCTTAAAACTATTCTACTACACCCGGACGGGTACAGTAATGAACAATAGTTTTAAGAATCTTCTGTATTAGTGATTATAAACAGCTTCTTTACGGGAAGGAATAAAGTCAATGCATTCAACTCAAAAACAGAATGTAACACAATAATAGCACAGACCTGGAAATAAGGGAAAATTACACAAAAAAATCAACTGTgtcatttcacattgttttctgcatgttcaACTTTAATCCCCCtctaaatgtgttttgtgttaatattttaggGTGTCTAAAACGAAGTGTGGTTATTTCAGACAGGAAGAATTGCTTCGGTTTTTTGTCTGATCTTTTTTAAACGGACTACTAACAAAAAACGGGCCACTCTTGTACATACATATTGCGTAGTAAATGTTGTGTTTATCTATTGTCCAAATCTTTTTACAAATGTTTCAGTTTTTAATAGGTGcaatggaggtaatgggattCGCTCTATTTCACCTATAAAGCTCTCTTTAAAACATCTAAAACCTTCATCAttctatatacatgctgtaagtatatatttaatgtagtacagccacattcataataacatgtacagtggaaccttgatttacaaacttaattggttcttcaacatggttcATAAATGCAAAAGTTTGTACAGTGAAACAGTTCCTCATAAGAAACAATTTAAACATAAAGGGttgcagcctcgacaaaagtccgtaTTTTAGTTCCATCCATACGGCCATCTATTTTCTGCTGCTTATCCGAGATCTGGTTGCGGGGGCAACAGACTAAGCAAAgaagtccagctcctcctgggatcccaaggcgttcccaggccagtcttcccaacgtgtcctgggtcttccctgtggctttttactggtcggacgtgccctaaacacctccccagggaggcgtccgggtggcatcctgaccagatgcccgaaccacctcatctggctccttttgatgtggaggagcagtggcttttctttgagctcctcccggatggcatacttctcaccctatctctaagggagagccctgccacctgacgaaagaaactcattttggccgcttgtacccgtgatccagtcctttcggtcataacccaaagctcatgaccataagtgaggatgggaacgtagatcgaccgactcagctccttctttaccacaacggatcgatacagtttctgcaatactgaagacgctgcaccgatccgcctgtcaatctcacgatcccctcttccctcactcgtgaacaagactccgaggtacatgaacttctccacttgaggcaagatctcttccccaacccggagatggcactccacccttttccgggtgaaaaccatggactcggacttggaggtgctgattctcatcccagtcgctttacactGTTGCGAActgatccaatgagagctgaagatcctggccagatgaagccatcaagaccacatcatctgcaaaaagcagagacctaatcctgcagccacagaaccggatcccctcaatgccctgactccgcctagaaattctgtccattaaatttacgaacagaatcggtgacaaaaagcAGTCCTGGCACTCACTGAaaatgggtccgacttactgccggcaatgcggactaggctctaaaacttgccaagggacatgtaagcaattattaacattgctgtatgtactgtatacttttgacccagcagatttgctcacattttcagtagacccgtaataaattcattaaagaaccaaacttcatgaaggttttttgtgacaaacatgtgctccaatcactctatcaccaaaaactaagagttgtagaaattattggaaactcaagacagccatgacattatgttctttacaagtgtatgtaaacttttgaccacgacagataggctccagcacccaccgcgaccccaaaagggacaagcagtagaaaatggatggatggatgtatttaacCACACTTGTTAACTGTCGGCTGGTTGTGTTTCAAGtatggttgtacagtatactggtactagtatagtatcgtggtactaattaatcaaaaacggtactatactctgtttgaaaagtaccggttcacaatttatttattttatttttaacgggcatgacattgctgggtttatgagcagaggcgcatgttcggcagcgcacaatcacagagtacttacaagcagacagtgtgtagacagaaaagggagaacggacacattttggcctaaaaacagacaataaaggtgaagttataacactgaaacgtcctcaggaagaggtgctttaagacatggctagctaactagcAGCGAACAttcattcgcagtcggcagtgttttagctacttttaaatcactaatcctcgcctccatggcaacaaataaagtacgtttcttacaagtatcatccctgcaggacgaggaatagctaaacgtgcttcactacacacacaACAGTTCACTGGCGTCACTGCTAACAAAAGCTGAATGTAAGCAAATGccgtgggtggatctacacctgacatccactgtaatgataccaaggacaatagcatatctagtcgatactactatgattacatcaatattttttaatgtcacaaaatcttttttccttttttaaaaattcatatgatgtttataaactcagtaaatatgtccctggacacatgaagacttctagtttctatcctagagctgttattgccctaaactatgcacttacctgaacactcaccactttattacttgcttacctctgatagagatctgctgtgcaatatgtttttaacattttattatgtttttaaattttaaattgttttatcattgttgttgtcttaagactattttatgtaggtttgttttaaaagcactgagctggattgctgtccaatttcgttgtttccatacaatgacaataaaggtattctgattctgattctgaatatgaccaatgtatgatcctgtaactacttggtatcggatcgatacctaaatttgtggtaccatccaaaactaatgtaaagtatccaaacaacagaagaataagtgattattacattttaacaagtgtagatagaacatgttgaaacggaaaataaccagatattaacagtcaatgaacaagtggattattaatcaatttttacagtttatcCTTTAaaatttggacaaaataatagaatgacaaatgacacaatatgttactgcatatgtcagcaaccaaattaggagcctttgtttgcttatttactactaaaagacaagttgtctatatgttcactattttatttaaggccaacattgttctttgattgcaataagaaacatgtttaatgtactgtaagattttttgctaaaataaagccaataatgcaactttttgtggtcgcctttttttttttttagaaaagtatcaaagtatcgaaatacattttggtaccggtactaaaatattggtatcgggacaaccctagtttcaAGTGGATGTTTAGGTTTGACGTATTTACGCACATTCGGCAAACTGACTCTTCGGTTTTTATATACTCCCCTTGTTCCAAAGTTAAAACTAAAATAATCCCACACTGGTGTGGtggcatttggttttgtgatcattttgtccatgttagctgctgcATGCTAAGTAGTTACACAGTCAGTTACTGCCTCGCCACACAAAGGAAAACAACCCTTAATGAGGACAAGAGAATTCATCCCCTTCTTTTCATTCTGCTATGGCAGAAATGCGTGTCGCTGCTGAAAGCGACTAAAAACGTGAATGCTCTGGGAGCATGCACATTGCGATTTATAGACACTGaaaatgattcctgggtgcggccaccgctgctccccactgctcccctcacctcccaggggttgaacaaggggatgggtcgaatgcagaggacaaatttcaccacacctagtgtgtgtgtgacaatcattggtagtttaactttaactttattgaaaACTTACTGACTTAACTTTCATTTATTGTCGGTTAATCAACTTTTTGAATATCGGCCGTGGCCTAAGTAttgttaagtgctaaacaagaaatacaaagtacgaacataataaaacaaacagtgtacaatgTCTACTCTCACTGAGATGCTGACAGATGTTTgtatcccgtttagatgaagaattaattataATCATCATTCAggtaaacaaaacaacaaaaatcccCGAAACGAGCGTCTTTTGTGTCTTTTTGAATATTAAAGTTGACCAACGtcttggtttatggccacaattTTCTACTATAcatgtgagaggcatgattcataatctagaattaacttttacgaaTTTAGAGGCGATGAAGCAACTCACTGGGTCAATATGGCAACAAAAGCTAGTTAGTTAGCTAGTGTTAGTTCCTCAAGGTTAGcgctataataacaatatcgccaaTACCTGTTTAatgttcaggtcacgacatgtaaatggagtattgttggcggtttttggatgctttTTAGAGGTCTAAATGGGTGCAATAGAATAATCCtaatagctgcattgttagccatctCGTACTTGCTATATATtccgaattagaatgcataaaacaagaaagacctatgtgttcttgtctcaaatAGTAATTATGAATTAattggcaaaataaaataaaaaagttcagTTACCCGTTTAAAGTAGTCTGCATGCATAAAATCAATGTTTAGTCTTTCCTTTTCTAATGCAGAATTCAAACATACCTGCTGTCGACACGACCGATCATCGAGCTGTATGAGAAGGACGGCAAGGTGCGCTGTGTGGACGCCTCTCATTCTGTGGAGGAGGTGAGTCTACTCATGGACTGTAGGGAAACGTCAATGAGGACGAAGCTGCCAAAATGCAGCAGAAATAAGAAACTTTACGACGTAAACGCAATAAATAAAGCCGTCGAATACAATGCAACCACAATTTACAAACTTTTAATTGGATCTTAAatagaaaagtttttattttaaagaaaaattctccataagaaacaatgtaaacatgataaatgggttCCTACCTTGATTAATTTGCCTATTTCAGTAAAGGTTTGTACATGTTGAACACATTATAAAGCACTACACCGTACTGTATATAAATGAGACACTACTTGCCCTTCACATTCATATTATGCTTTTAATCTGTGGGGTTTTGCAATGTTGttaaacatgcagcacacaacaaTGCtaaggatacttcctgaatgtttgaaACTACACGTTGCTTGTCCATttctttctttggactcattgagctagcaaaacaataaaaacaactgcaaaaaGGCgattaaaaacacttaaaaggtACACAAAGCAGCTCAGAGTTTAACACATAAAGGCACTTttcacatacaaaccctgtttccatatgagttgggaaattgtgttagatgtaaatataaacggaatacaatgatttgcaaatccttttcaac containing:
- the cmpk gene encoding UMP-CMP kinase isoform X1; this encodes MLGRLVSNVAQRLPSVSMMTKPQVVFVLGGPGAGKGTQCAKIVENYNYTHLSAGDLLRAERARDGSEFGQLISSFIREGKIVPVEITINLLRKAMQETMQKDEQKYRFLIDGFPRNEDNLQGWKSVMDGKADVRFVLFFDCSNEVCITRCLERGKSSGRTDDNRESLEKRIQTYLLSTRPIIELYEKDGKVRCVDASHSVEEVFADVKCVFDKEG
- the cmpk gene encoding UMP-CMP kinase isoform X2 → MSGSAWNYNYTHLSAGDLLRAERARDGSEFGQLISSFIREGKIVPVEITINLLRKAMQETMQKDEQKYRFLIDGFPRNEDNLQGWKSVMDGKADVRFVLFFDCSNEVCITRCLERGKSSGRTDDNRESLEKRIQTYLLSTRPIIELYEKDGKVRCVDASHSVEEVFADVKCVFDKEG